One segment of Arcanobacterium haemolyticum DSM 20595 DNA contains the following:
- a CDS encoding endo-alpha-N-acetylgalactosaminidase family protein — protein sequence MKTKLIGGLSAAVALAGMAIPVVAHADDAQPEATTDWTAPSIPQIKDSFKISDGTITATLHPHFPQVIAYSLGDRTILGHSGDAISSVLVNGKEQKVTVEAPQVTNDSATYRIAIPSLKAHLTATISLSKGTLHWEISAIDDPEGRIDRLQIPRLNLVTVSAANKGELRFGTNKSNRAIGDTVIDFSNKDTTAANGWFAAASDSALAAGLYSNAIGDEEVPDKEWKQKPDSKDVNHRWLGAVHTAPDGTATASISPGEWVIFGREARGANKIGQEPLPFADVRLVGDINNSGAVDWQDSAIATRELMVAKGLPRGFTETKKQVVQRIPFNIVSQATHPFLRTLDDTKRISLATDNLGQLVLLKGYQAEGHDSAHGDYGSHYNDRAGGFKDLVTLLKDSRDFNAKYGVHVNVTETYSEAQCMDDGEHGTKGTGANYENSCTINPHNPQWGWMNQSYAMNSVEDLTTGKVLNRFQNFRDELSGKKAVDGFTADDVSDQLDWLYFDVYRRYGWMGKRLSDEMNKQGWQVGSEWAHSMADNSRWSHWATEERYGLSHGYGSLKGINSMLVRFIENSWRDTWNPDSLLMNTNLEEFEGWQGKYDYNPFIANIWQRNLPVKFLQQSDLLTYAQPKDGKEGSATFTNGTVVTTKVPTTNEFVWKTDEKGNKYREADSKKNNPIYDQRTITYAGQTVYNNGAYLLPWNATDGVGTETDSGSKLYHYNPAGGTSTWKLTGTFAATPSFTLYRLGDDGRTEPHTVPNVGGTVTLTTEPHTPYVLYPNAAPRKTDPNWGAGSFISDPGFFSGDLTKHYTVTGQAGIVTTDRGNRQAELRGPGAASISQTLTKLPQGDYSVWAWIEIEPGKKRPVALSVTGKGVTAAGSQPVANGVPTTRLTMSTAQNGTASDEKLKTYFQRARVTFHSDGEPVTFTIAAGAGDAKVSIDDLRIVSFTAPKDAASTPETVIFEDFEHVDSSYWPFTTGSDQAQYGDARTQMAVKHSPYSDSGWYGRDLKGTIVKKGKLSDNVLSGNWSVLAHEENEGVFLRTTEASVPFAHGHKYRVSMDYQNSYAGMHNLILGFDTVKDGQPVSEKVQTIPVEEARGTGVGGPGTQKLILEFTADKDGVYWVGFEKIAEAWGVDLTIDNFRVEDLGVAAKDSDGAGEAGKGPGGSDGGTSGGSSQAGNHNHAGKVKASELSKTGVSLGFAIALTGTLVCGGILLRRRKFS from the coding sequence ATGAAGACTAAATTAATTGGAGGGTTGAGTGCCGCAGTTGCTCTAGCTGGCATGGCAATTCCTGTGGTTGCGCATGCAGACGACGCACAGCCCGAAGCCACAACGGATTGGACTGCGCCTAGTATCCCGCAGATCAAAGATTCGTTTAAGATTTCGGACGGAACGATCACGGCCACTCTCCATCCACACTTTCCGCAGGTGATCGCCTATTCATTGGGTGATCGCACGATCTTGGGCCACAGTGGGGATGCTATCTCATCTGTTCTTGTTAATGGCAAAGAGCAGAAAGTGACGGTTGAAGCGCCTCAGGTGACGAACGATTCGGCCACCTACCGAATCGCCATTCCTTCCCTGAAAGCCCACCTCACCGCCACAATTTCACTGAGCAAGGGTACACTCCACTGGGAGATTTCAGCCATTGATGATCCTGAAGGCCGCATTGATCGCCTCCAGATTCCACGCCTCAATCTTGTAACGGTATCGGCCGCCAACAAGGGCGAATTACGTTTTGGCACAAATAAATCGAACCGGGCCATCGGCGATACGGTGATCGATTTTTCTAATAAGGACACAACCGCCGCCAATGGCTGGTTCGCGGCGGCCAGCGATTCGGCGCTGGCCGCCGGATTGTATTCGAATGCGATTGGAGATGAAGAAGTCCCCGATAAAGAGTGGAAGCAGAAGCCGGATAGCAAGGACGTCAACCACCGTTGGCTTGGCGCGGTACACACGGCCCCAGACGGCACAGCAACCGCATCGATTTCCCCAGGTGAATGGGTGATTTTCGGGCGTGAGGCCCGCGGTGCGAACAAGATCGGCCAGGAACCGTTGCCGTTTGCAGACGTGCGCCTAGTTGGGGATATCAACAATTCCGGCGCGGTAGATTGGCAGGATTCTGCGATTGCTACCCGCGAGTTGATGGTTGCTAAGGGACTCCCGCGTGGTTTCACTGAGACGAAGAAGCAGGTTGTTCAGCGAATTCCGTTCAATATTGTTTCGCAGGCAACGCACCCGTTCTTGCGTACGCTTGACGATACGAAGAGGATTTCGCTTGCTACCGATAATCTTGGTCAGCTTGTTTTGTTGAAGGGTTACCAGGCGGAGGGTCACGATTCGGCGCACGGTGATTATGGAAGTCACTACAACGATCGCGCTGGTGGGTTCAAAGATTTGGTAACGCTGTTGAAGGATTCGCGTGATTTCAACGCTAAGTATGGTGTTCACGTGAACGTGACGGAAACATATTCTGAGGCGCAGTGTATGGACGACGGCGAACACGGCACCAAGGGAACTGGCGCAAATTACGAAAACTCGTGCACGATTAACCCTCATAATCCGCAGTGGGGCTGGATGAATCAATCCTACGCAATGAATTCTGTGGAAGATTTGACTACCGGCAAGGTTCTGAACCGTTTCCAGAATTTCCGTGACGAACTTTCCGGCAAGAAGGCCGTGGATGGTTTTACTGCCGACGACGTAAGCGACCAGCTCGATTGGCTGTATTTCGACGTTTACCGCCGCTATGGCTGGATGGGCAAGCGCCTTTCTGATGAGATGAATAAGCAAGGCTGGCAGGTTGGTTCTGAATGGGCCCATTCGATGGCCGACAATTCACGGTGGAGCCATTGGGCTACCGAAGAACGGTACGGTTTGAGCCATGGCTACGGTAGCCTCAAGGGCATTAATTCGATGCTTGTTCGGTTTATTGAAAACTCGTGGCGCGATACGTGGAACCCTGATTCTTTGCTGATGAACACGAACTTGGAGGAGTTCGAAGGCTGGCAGGGTAAGTACGATTACAACCCGTTCATTGCCAACATTTGGCAGCGCAATCTTCCTGTGAAGTTCTTACAGCAGTCCGATCTTCTCACCTACGCTCAGCCGAAGGATGGCAAGGAAGGCTCAGCCACGTTTACGAACGGAACGGTTGTGACCACGAAGGTTCCAACAACCAATGAGTTTGTGTGGAAGACCGACGAAAAGGGCAACAAGTATCGCGAAGCGGACTCGAAGAAGAACAACCCGATCTACGATCAGCGCACGATCACCTACGCCGGCCAAACCGTGTACAACAACGGCGCCTACCTTCTCCCATGGAACGCCACCGATGGCGTTGGTACTGAAACCGATTCCGGTTCAAAGCTCTACCATTACAACCCGGCCGGTGGTACCTCCACATGGAAGTTGACGGGAACATTCGCCGCAACGCCGTCGTTCACTCTCTATCGTCTAGGCGACGACGGGCGAACTGAACCACACACCGTGCCGAACGTGGGCGGAACAGTAACCCTCACAACGGAACCTCACACTCCATACGTTCTCTACCCGAACGCGGCGCCACGAAAAACCGATCCGAACTGGGGTGCAGGAAGCTTCATTTCTGATCCTGGATTCTTCTCCGGCGATCTCACCAAGCACTACACGGTAACCGGCCAGGCCGGAATCGTCACAACGGATCGCGGAAACCGCCAGGCTGAACTACGCGGGCCGGGTGCGGCGTCGATATCCCAAACCCTCACCAAACTCCCGCAGGGCGACTACTCCGTGTGGGCCTGGATTGAAATCGAACCTGGGAAGAAACGTCCGGTTGCGCTGAGCGTGACTGGAAAGGGCGTCACGGCTGCCGGAAGCCAACCGGTTGCGAACGGCGTGCCAACCACGCGCCTCACCATGAGCACCGCACAAAACGGCACCGCCTCCGACGAAAAGCTGAAGACGTACTTCCAGCGTGCCCGCGTCACGTTCCATAGCGATGGCGAACCGGTCACCTTCACGATCGCAGCCGGAGCTGGGGACGCAAAGGTCAGTATCGACGATCTTCGCATCGTATCGTTCACCGCCCCGAAAGATGCCGCAAGCACTCCAGAAACCGTGATCTTCGAGGATTTCGAACACGTAGACTCCAGCTACTGGCCGTTCACAACAGGCTCTGACCAGGCGCAATATGGCGATGCACGCACACAAATGGCCGTGAAGCACTCCCCATATTCAGATTCTGGATGGTACGGCCGGGATCTGAAAGGCACCATCGTGAAAAAGGGGAAGTTGAGCGACAACGTGCTCAGCGGAAACTGGTCTGTGCTGGCGCACGAAGAAAATGAAGGCGTTTTCCTCCGCACAACTGAAGCATCCGTCCCGTTCGCCCACGGGCACAAGTACCGCGTATCCATGGACTATCAAAACTCCTACGCCGGAATGCACAACCTCATCCTCGGTTTTGACACCGTGAAAGACGGCCAGCCGGTAAGCGAAAAAGTCCAGACCATCCCGGTAGAAGAAGCACGCGGCACCGGCGTTGGCGGGCCAGGAACCCAAAAACTCATTCTAGAATTCACCGCCGATAAAGACGGGGTTTACTGGGTGGGCTTCGAAAAAATCGCTGAAGCATGGGGCGTTGACCTTACAATCGACAACTTCCGGGTAGAAGACCTAGGAGTTGCTGCCAAGGATTCAGACGGAGCCGGCGAGGCTGGCAAAGGCCCTGGTGGATCTGATGGTGGCACCAGCGGTGGCTCATCCCAAGCAGGAAACCACAATCATGCAGGCAAAGTGAAAGCTAGTGAACTGAGCAAAACTGGTGTGAGCCTTGGATTCGCTATCGCACTCACAGGAACATTGGTGTGTGGAGGAATCCTCCTACGGCGTCGCAAATTCAGCTGA
- a CDS encoding thioester domain-containing protein, with protein MRPVTPQLFRVNSTGATAAEYRAYCIEFFVSAIKGKYAIPEDWTTFKAKNRFKNDDVRQKIAWIIQHSYPAMTLDKLMEETQLTEVDARQAISATQAAIWHLTDGIEFNFRGAYAYNQWQGKPVVVEGSVAANMEKLYSYLLSSSNTGLTEEQIRPEFTLSSHTVGFTAGSLVGPIKLTTSVTPQKIDVSDGLKLTDKEGKEITVERIAKGEEFYVDARQKTGNGSVDIKATFAAKPTYSGTILSPFQYGRRGQSVILIEEKSNNETAGISASWEGGKSETITERGEIVDIVEDTAPPVKGRADVVETTEDTKPTPGKNTGKTEEKKPQVKHGKPKASAVSPALAKSGVNNALAIAFFAGGVLTLGAILLLVRKYMKR; from the coding sequence ATGCGTCCTGTAACCCCACAGTTATTCCGAGTTAATTCTACCGGAGCGACCGCAGCAGAATATCGCGCTTACTGTATCGAGTTCTTTGTGTCTGCGATCAAGGGGAAGTATGCGATTCCTGAAGATTGGACAACTTTCAAGGCAAAGAATCGCTTTAAGAACGACGACGTTCGGCAAAAGATCGCGTGGATCATTCAGCATTCTTACCCAGCGATGACGCTGGATAAGTTGATGGAAGAAACACAGCTGACTGAGGTGGATGCGCGTCAGGCGATCTCCGCAACTCAGGCGGCTATCTGGCATCTTACTGATGGGATAGAGTTCAACTTCCGCGGAGCCTATGCATATAACCAATGGCAAGGAAAGCCTGTTGTAGTAGAAGGATCTGTTGCTGCAAATATGGAGAAGCTCTATAGCTACCTCCTTTCCTCGTCAAACACGGGCCTTACTGAAGAACAGATCCGCCCTGAATTCACATTGTCATCACACACGGTGGGCTTTACTGCGGGGAGCCTGGTTGGGCCGATCAAGCTCACAACTAGCGTCACTCCACAAAAGATTGACGTATCTGACGGTTTAAAGCTGACAGATAAAGAAGGTAAAGAAATCACTGTTGAGCGCATTGCGAAGGGTGAAGAGTTTTATGTTGACGCACGCCAAAAGACTGGCAACGGAAGCGTTGATATCAAGGCTACATTTGCAGCCAAACCAACCTACAGCGGAACGATCCTCAGCCCGTTCCAGTATGGGCGCCGCGGCCAGTCAGTGATCCTCATTGAAGAGAAGTCCAACAATGAAACGGCTGGAATTTCGGCATCGTGGGAAGGTGGCAAGTCTGAGACAATCACTGAACGAGGTGAGATAGTCGATATTGTTGAAGACACCGCTCCACCGGTAAAGGGCCGCGCTGATGTTGTTGAGACAACTGAAGATACGAAGCCAACTCCAGGAAAGAACACTGGTAAGACGGAAGAAAAGAAGCCTCAGGTCAAGCATGGAAAGCCGAAGGCCTCGGCGGTCAGTCCAGCATTGGCAAAGTCGGGTGTTAACAACGCGCTTGCTATCGCGTTCTTTGCGGGTGGAGTCTTGACTCTTGGAGCAATTTTGTTGCTTGTACGCAAATACATGAAACGATAA
- a CDS encoding Mur ligase family protein yields MAHSHLGMRNNFSIIAGRLAAQTSRLLGRGSGGMIGGRVASRLSPSLLRDLTRNMKVVIVTGTNGKSTTTRMIAEACAAGGLRVATNRGGDNMLPGVLAAVMEDPHADVAVLEVDEMWVPRVAHNVSPDAFVFLNLSRDQLDRVGEISTIEGRLRGAVAEFPDAAVIANVDDPLMTSAAWDSHRPVWVAAGRGWSGDSLTAPRTGGIIVYNDSAPAASRDSSVPRASGSDADVWWRAVPLEAPATQESDFSRPTPLWAWSSNAESFQPGSQMVVHGPHGDTPVDIQLPGRANRSNACQALAAAVSLGVTPEDAARGIAAVESVAGRYANMDIDGRRVRLLLAKNPAGWQESLTMLRPGATIVVGINGQIPDGVDLSWLWDVDFSRLAGRNVWACGERGADLDVRLHYAGIDTHFVTDPVEALLQTPTGDVDVLLNYTSFRDTRAELLKRGYTL; encoded by the coding sequence ATGGCACATTCACACCTTGGGATGCGAAATAATTTCAGTATCATTGCGGGGCGCCTAGCCGCCCAAACTTCCCGCCTACTTGGCCGCGGATCGGGCGGAATGATTGGCGGCCGGGTAGCATCACGATTGAGCCCATCATTGTTGCGGGATTTGACGCGCAACATGAAGGTAGTGATTGTGACTGGCACGAATGGCAAGTCCACAACTACACGCATGATTGCGGAGGCCTGCGCGGCTGGAGGGCTGCGGGTGGCTACGAATCGCGGCGGGGACAATATGTTGCCGGGCGTTCTGGCGGCAGTGATGGAGGATCCGCACGCGGATGTAGCGGTGCTTGAGGTGGATGAAATGTGGGTTCCACGGGTGGCTCACAACGTATCGCCAGATGCTTTTGTTTTCTTGAATTTGAGCCGTGACCAGCTAGATCGTGTGGGTGAGATTTCCACGATTGAAGGCCGGCTACGGGGTGCTGTGGCGGAATTTCCGGACGCGGCAGTGATTGCGAATGTGGACGATCCGTTGATGACATCGGCAGCGTGGGATTCGCACCGGCCGGTGTGGGTTGCTGCGGGCCGCGGATGGTCTGGGGATTCTCTGACAGCACCGCGTACTGGCGGGATTATTGTGTATAACGACTCCGCCCCTGCCGCTTCCCGTGATTCGTCCGTGCCGCGTGCATCGGGTTCGGATGCTGACGTGTGGTGGCGGGCGGTTCCGCTGGAAGCGCCCGCCACCCAGGAGTCGGATTTTTCGAGGCCTACGCCTTTGTGGGCGTGGTCTAGTAACGCCGAATCTTTCCAGCCGGGTAGCCAGATGGTTGTTCATGGGCCACACGGGGATACGCCAGTTGATATTCAACTTCCAGGGCGCGCGAATCGTTCGAATGCATGCCAAGCATTGGCTGCAGCTGTGAGCTTGGGTGTTACTCCAGAGGATGCTGCGCGCGGGATTGCGGCTGTGGAGTCTGTGGCTGGCCGCTATGCGAATATGGATATCGATGGGCGCAGGGTGCGGTTGTTGTTGGCAAAAAATCCGGCTGGTTGGCAAGAGTCGTTGACTATGCTGCGTCCGGGAGCCACGATCGTCGTCGGAATCAATGGCCAGATTCCTGACGGCGTGGATTTGTCATGGCTGTGGGATGTCGATTTTTCGCGGCTTGCGGGGCGAAATGTATGGGCGTGCGGCGAACGCGGCGCTGACCTGGATGTTCGCTTGCACTACGCGGGTATTGATACGCATTTCGTTACAGATCCGGTGGAAGCATTGCTACAAACACCAACTGGAGATGTGGATGTTTTATTGAACTACACGTCTTTCCGCGATACTCGCGCTGAGCTGCTGAAACGAGGCTACACACTATGA
- a CDS encoding type 1 glutamine amidotransferase → MTLRIGILLPEVLGTYGDSGNADILAYRARARGIDAEIVHVGIHDSIPESLDIYTLGGGEDIAQTIAARKLAADQGLARAVASGRPVLGICAALQVLGTWYTDARGMRTPGAGLLDVITLPQGLRAIGELRTAPAPALAAHGVTDTLYGFENHGGATALGPDAAPLGYVTYGTGNGVPGKAPAQTNDTRTPDPSAIPEATPEGYVTLFDGKPTDGIVQGSIFATYMHGPVLARNPQFADMLLALAIGVDVKDLAPVHVPSIAELRTEREAFIS, encoded by the coding sequence ATGACTCTTCGGATTGGGATTCTTCTTCCTGAGGTTCTTGGAACGTATGGGGATTCGGGTAACGCTGATATTTTGGCGTACAGAGCGCGGGCGCGCGGGATCGACGCCGAAATCGTCCACGTCGGCATCCACGATTCGATCCCAGAATCATTAGATATTTACACGTTAGGTGGCGGCGAAGACATTGCTCAAACGATTGCTGCACGTAAGCTGGCTGCTGATCAGGGGCTCGCACGGGCAGTGGCCTCCGGCCGGCCCGTGCTCGGCATCTGTGCCGCCTTGCAAGTTTTGGGCACATGGTATACGGACGCTCGTGGGATGCGCACGCCGGGCGCCGGCCTGCTTGACGTGATCACTCTCCCTCAAGGCCTGCGCGCGATCGGCGAACTTCGCACTGCTCCGGCGCCTGCACTGGCGGCTCACGGCGTCACGGACACACTGTATGGTTTTGAAAACCATGGCGGCGCCACCGCGTTGGGCCCGGATGCGGCCCCTCTGGGGTACGTCACGTACGGCACTGGCAACGGCGTTCCCGGCAAAGCCCCCGCTCAAACCAACGATACGCGCACCCCAGATCCGTCCGCGATTCCTGAGGCCACCCCGGAAGGTTACGTCACGTTGTTTGATGGGAAGCCTACCGACGGCATTGTGCAAGGTTCTATTTTCGCCACCTATATGCATGGGCCAGTTTTGGCGCGCAATCCACAGTTCGCTGATATGTTGCTAGCTTTGGCAATTGGCGTGGATGTGAAGGATCTTGCCCCGGTTCACGTGCCAAGCATTGCCGAACTTCGGACCGAACGCGAAGCATTTATTTCCTGA
- the rlmC gene encoding 23S rRNA (uracil(747)-C(5))-methyltransferase RlmC: MNKPQHPLSRAAHRTLPATTPETAGLLDCDYFTTGRCHSCTDITVPYPEQVAKKVARARELIPARVWEEPFISEIEGYRNKVKLVVTGTANQPKLGILGAGGGVDLRDCPLPSTGIRGAIPSIARFITACGLDPYSPATDHGTLKYVIITESFDGELMVRFVARRRGVQGILFKRRAELLREVPNIRVVSLNVQPERKAIIEGEEEILITDHGVLPMRLGGELTLNVRPQSFFQTQTECAAHLYTTAAEWLENVDSAWDLYCGVGGFAMALAQLGNASKVIGVEVSEQAVEAARVAARDLPGVAFVAADVSEWIAEQGEERPGAVVVNPPRRGISPELCAWLNESGPDYVLYSSCNAETLARDVAAMPAYRVERAQVVDMFPHTKHFETLVLLKR; this comes from the coding sequence GTGAATAAACCTCAGCACCCACTTTCTCGCGCCGCACACCGTACCCTCCCAGCCACAACCCCCGAAACCGCGGGGCTGCTGGACTGCGATTATTTCACCACCGGCCGCTGCCATTCCTGCACCGACATCACAGTGCCATACCCGGAACAGGTAGCGAAGAAGGTGGCGCGCGCTCGCGAACTGATCCCGGCGCGAGTGTGGGAGGAGCCGTTTATATCGGAGATCGAAGGCTACCGGAATAAGGTCAAGCTGGTTGTGACCGGCACCGCGAACCAGCCGAAACTCGGGATTTTGGGTGCGGGCGGCGGGGTGGATCTGCGCGATTGCCCGCTTCCCAGCACTGGAATCCGCGGCGCGATCCCGTCCATCGCGCGCTTCATCACCGCCTGCGGCCTGGACCCGTATTCGCCTGCCACAGATCATGGCACGCTCAAGTACGTGATTATCACCGAATCGTTCGACGGCGAACTGATGGTCCGCTTCGTCGCCCGCCGCCGTGGCGTGCAAGGGATTTTGTTCAAACGCCGTGCTGAATTGTTGCGCGAGGTACCGAATATTCGCGTCGTTTCGCTGAACGTGCAGCCGGAGCGCAAGGCGATCATCGAAGGTGAGGAAGAAATTCTTATTACCGACCACGGGGTTTTGCCCATGCGCTTAGGCGGCGAACTGACGCTGAATGTGCGCCCGCAATCGTTCTTCCAAACGCAAACCGAATGCGCGGCGCACCTCTACACTACCGCGGCCGAATGGCTTGAGAATGTGGATTCTGCCTGGGATTTGTACTGCGGCGTGGGCGGATTCGCGATGGCGTTGGCTCAGTTGGGGAATGCGAGCAAGGTGATTGGAGTGGAAGTTTCGGAGCAGGCAGTGGAGGCTGCTCGGGTGGCGGCGCGCGATCTTCCAGGTGTGGCTTTTGTGGCCGCTGACGTGAGTGAGTGGATCGCGGAACAGGGTGAGGAAAGGCCGGGGGCCGTTGTTGTTAATCCTCCTCGGCGCGGAATCAGCCCCGAATTGTGTGCGTGGTTGAATGAATCTGGGCCGGACTATGTTTTGTACTCCTCATGCAATGCGGAAACGTTGGCGCGGGACGTGGCGGCCATGCCGGCGTACCGTGTGGAACGCGCGCAAGTAGTTGATATGTTCCCGCATACGAAGCATTTTGAGACGCTTGTGTTGTTGAAACGGTAG
- a CDS encoding HAD-IA family hydrolase yields MRRLLFDLFGLFMKAQNESGMAGIHEAARIRELGIDPHEFDLAYRELRDPLDANTQDFEQYMAAMGERLGADFCAIPGLVEATEQADVDSWSAHHPDMVAWLEHMHRDGQAPAVLSNIPRTHLGWVRENKPWITLFEPAFFSCDLGLAKPDHAIYHHAINHLGGTGHDILFFDDTYANVVGAREAGLRAVHFTGIEQAQRDVAAFLAGADLGRE; encoded by the coding sequence ATGCGCAGATTACTTTTTGATCTTTTCGGTTTGTTTATGAAAGCCCAAAACGAATCCGGCATGGCAGGCATTCACGAAGCGGCCCGGATTCGCGAACTAGGTATTGACCCGCATGAATTCGACCTAGCCTACCGGGAACTGCGCGATCCGTTGGATGCGAACACCCAAGATTTCGAACAATACATGGCCGCAATGGGCGAACGCCTAGGCGCTGATTTCTGTGCCATTCCAGGCCTAGTTGAGGCCACCGAACAAGCCGATGTTGATTCCTGGTCCGCCCACCACCCTGACATGGTTGCCTGGCTAGAACACATGCACCGCGATGGCCAAGCCCCCGCAGTCCTCTCCAACATCCCACGCACACACCTAGGCTGGGTACGCGAAAACAAGCCGTGGATCACCCTGTTCGAACCAGCATTCTTCTCATGCGACCTGGGCCTAGCCAAACCAGACCACGCCATCTACCACCACGCGATCAACCACCTAGGTGGAACCGGCCACGATATTCTGTTCTTCGACGATACGTACGCGAACGTCGTCGGCGCCCGTGAAGCAGGCCTACGTGCCGTCCACTTCACCGGAATCGAACAAGCGCAACGCGACGTCGCCGCATTCCTCGCCGGAGCAGACCTCGGCCGCGAGTAG
- a CDS encoding IS3 family transposase (programmed frameshift), with product MKKFSKHTPEQIVVKLDKARSLKESGSTVAEVCRELGISEATYHRWQRQYGDMTRSEARRFKELQEENEKLKRLLGEAELEKSLLRELAEGKFLTLARKYEAIDHALSLGYSVRLACRVVGVSRGAYYNARRHTTGPSATDKHASLRSWLVTFAASHRRWGYRRAWVKAREAGFDCGRDVVRRIWRQEGLRVFPRKAPKRRCLPLSTPRVEPAACPGDVWALDFQFDTDYHGKTFKICNVIDEFTREHVGFEVGRSITAVSVIELLSNLAASRGGRPRVLRMDNGPEFISHELNKWAAKEGTVEAFIPPGRPWHNGFVESFHNRLRDELLEDEMFDDPAHASHCLRLWSKRYNTCHPHSSLGFVPPAQYAKQWHLTQGGPQAARS from the exons ATGAAGAAGTTCTCGAAGCACACACCCGAACAAATCGTGGTGAAGCTCGACAAGGCCAGGTCCTTGAAGGAATCTGGCAGCACCGTGGCAGAGGTTTGCCGTGAGCTTGGCATCAGTGAGGCAACGTATCACCGGTGGCAGAGACAGTACGGCGACATGACTCGCAGTGAAGCACGGCGGTTCAAGGAGCTGCAGGAAGAAAACGAGAAGCTCAAGCGGTTGCTTGGGGAGGCTGAACTCGAAAAGTCGCTGCTTAGGGAGTTAGCAGAGGGAAAAT TTCTGACCCTGGCACGCAAGTACGAAGCGATTGACCATGCCCTATCGTTGGGGTACTCAGTGCGCTTGGCATGCCGCGTTGTCGGGGTTTCCCGCGGGGCGTACTACAACGCCCGACGCCACACAACCGGGCCTTCTGCCACCGACAAGCACGCCTCGTTGCGTAGCTGGTTGGTGACCTTCGCTGCATCCCATCGTCGCTGGGGCTACCGCCGCGCGTGGGTTAAGGCTCGTGAGGCCGGGTTTGACTGCGGCCGCGATGTCGTGCGCCGCATATGGCGCCAGGAGGGTCTGCGGGTGTTTCCACGCAAGGCTCCCAAGCGGCGGTGTCTGCCCCTATCCACCCCTCGGGTTGAGCCAGCTGCGTGTCCCGGTGATGTGTGGGCATTGGACTTCCAGTTCGACACTGACTACCACGGTAAGACGTTTAAGATCTGCAACGTCATCGATGAGTTCACACGTGAGCACGTGGGATTCGAGGTCGGGCGGTCTATTACCGCCGTGTCAGTCATTGAACTGTTGAGCAATCTTGCTGCCTCCAGAGGTGGCCGTCCGCGAGTGTTGCGCATGGATAACGGCCCTGAGTTCATCAGCCACGAGCTGAACAAGTGGGCAGCCAAGGAGGGCACTGTTGAGGCGTTCATACCACCAGGAAGGCCATGGCACAACGGATTCGTGGAGTCGTTTCACAACCGCCTCCGCGATGAGCTACTCGAAGACGAGATGTTCGACGACCCGGCCCACGCCAGCCACTGCCTCAGGTTGTGGTCAAAGCGCTACAATACGTGTCATCCGCACTCAAGCTTGGGCTTTGTCCCGCCAGCGCAGTACGCCAAACAATGGCACCTAACCCAGGGAGGCCCTCAAGCCGCCCGGTCCTAG